The Cylindrospermopsis curvispora GIHE-G1 genome contains a region encoding:
- the clpS gene encoding ATP-dependent Clp protease adapter ClpS has translation MSVETIEKPSTTRKLAPRYRVLLHNDDYNSMEYVVQVLLSTIPSLTQPQAVTIMMEAHSNGLALVISCALEHAEFYCESLNNYGLTSTIEPDD, from the coding sequence GTGTCAGTCGAAACCATTGAAAAACCCTCCACAACCCGCAAGCTGGCGCCCCGTTATCGCGTTCTGCTGCACAATGACGACTATAATTCCATGGAGTATGTTGTTCAGGTACTCCTTTCCACCATACCCAGTCTCACCCAACCTCAAGCTGTTACCATTATGATGGAAGCTCACAGTAATGGTTTAGCTTTGGTTATAAGCTGTGCTTTAGAGCATGCCGAGTTTTATTGTGAAAGTTTAAATAATTATGGTCTTACTAGCACCATTGAACCTGATGATTAG